A part of Rhodopirellula halodulae genomic DNA contains:
- a CDS encoding DUF6896 domain-containing protein: protein MNADLRRLIDAFRTTQDTAIDFLHCQLGIPLPTSGLDWALNGHLAIRDLTRATHYAGFQLQPHGYGIDVIHPEFRIDFDYGPAGQIDCFDIWRLALHRHHLLNDTPPVGPYDDIDAWVDDSLSCGELIVVADTYDAFYQDPTRLRCPADLPCSG from the coding sequence GTGAACGCTGATCTACGCCGCTTGATTGACGCTTTTCGCACGACGCAGGACACTGCAATCGACTTTCTGCATTGTCAACTCGGGATACCTCTTCCTACGTCCGGTCTGGACTGGGCGCTCAACGGACATCTCGCCATACGCGACCTTACTCGTGCAACACACTATGCTGGCTTTCAACTGCAACCGCACGGCTATGGCATCGACGTAATTCACCCGGAATTCAGAATCGACTTTGACTACGGTCCTGCTGGACAGATCGACTGCTTTGACATTTGGCGATTGGCCTTACATCGGCACCACTTACTAAATGACACGCCCCCGGTCGGTCCGTATGACGACATTGATGCATGGGTCGATGATTCGCTATCATGCGGTGAACTAATTGTCGTCGCAGATACATACGATGCGTTCTATCAAGATCCAACTCGGCTGCGCTGCCCCGCCGACCTCCCATGCAGCGGATAA
- a CDS encoding FKBP-type peptidyl-prolyl cis-trans isomerase, producing MKPPRCLKITDNEIGSGRPCVPGDLAICHCVCTRRKGDVLFASDSDSPYPIRVGGRDCYAGIEYGLLGMRNGGRRTVVAPPNLIYAERKTYPDLPANSLLIYELQLIDLPEKWDPEMERRLAAGADS from the coding sequence TCACCGACAACGAAATCGGTTCCGGCCGCCCATGCGTGCCCGGTGACCTTGCAATCTGCCATTGCGTTTGCACCCGACGCAAAGGCGATGTGCTGTTTGCCTCCGACTCGGACTCCCCGTATCCAATCCGCGTTGGTGGGCGTGACTGCTATGCCGGAATCGAATACGGATTGCTGGGCATGCGGAATGGCGGTCGTCGAACTGTCGTCGCACCACCCAACTTGATTTATGCTGAACGAAAGACCTATCCTGATCTTCCGGCCAACTCATTGTTGATCTACGAATTGCAACTGATCGACCTCCCGGAGAAATGGGATCCCGAAATGGAACGTCGCTTGGCAGCGGGCGCCGATTCATAA